A genomic region of Candidatus Pseudomonas phytovorans contains the following coding sequences:
- the gcvP gene encoding aminomethyl-transferring glycine dehydrogenase — MNKPYIPLGTLDEFVARHIGPREGDIEAMLALTGHDSLDALIDSVIPASIKGSSVLELTPGQGEAEALATLKVIAARNQLYRNHIGQGYYPCHTPPPILRNLLENPAWYTAYTPYQPEISQGRLEALLNFQTLVSDLTGMQIANASLLDEATAAAEAMTFCKRLAKNKAPAFFASRHCHPQTLDVLCTRARPLGIEVVIGDEATLGGQPLDGYFGLLLQYPASTGEIVDHRALVQCAHAAGALVSVSADLLALTLLAPPGEWGADVVIGSAQRFGVPLGFGGPHAAYFATRDAFKRDMPGRLVGVSIDRFGKPALRLAMQTREQHIRREKATSNICTAQVLLANIASMYAVYHGPQGLAQIARRVHRLTAILVQGLRQLGHQVEQAHFFDTFSVLTTRPVADVLAAANAARLNLRLIDDVRVGVALDETCEQESVEALWQVFAAAGQALPDFAALAVDGADCLPRVLLRDTPFLQHPVFNRYHSETELMRYLRRLGDKDLALDRSMIALGSCTMKLNAASEMIPITWPEFGALHPFAPAGQSLGYRQLTDELEAMLCAATGYDAMSLQPNAGSQGEYAGLLAIRAYHASRGEAGRDVCLIPSSAHGTNPATAQMAGMQVVVINCDERGNVDVADLQQKAEQHKANLAALMITYPSTHGVFEDGITRICEIIHECGGQVYLDGANMNAMVGLCAPGKFGGDVSHLNLHKTFCIPHGGGGPGVGPIGVKAHLAPFLPGHGHLPKQQGAVSAAPYGSASILPITWMYIRMMGGAGLKRASQLAILSANYVARRLEEHYPVLYTGENGLVAHECILDLRPLKDSSGIGVEDVAKRLIDFGFHAPTMSFPVAGTLMVEPTESESKEELDRFCAAMICIREEIRAVENGTVDKLDNPLKNAPHTARELVGDWAHSYSRELAVYPLGDLRESKYWPPVGRVDNVYGDRNLACACPPLSSYQDA, encoded by the coding sequence ATGAACAAACCGTATATCCCGCTGGGCACCCTTGATGAGTTCGTCGCCCGTCATATTGGCCCGCGCGAAGGCGATATCGAGGCCATGCTGGCGCTGACCGGCCATGATTCGCTCGATGCGCTGATCGACAGCGTCATCCCCGCCAGTATCAAGGGCAGCAGTGTACTCGAGCTGACCCCGGGGCAGGGCGAAGCAGAGGCTCTGGCCACACTGAAGGTGATTGCCGCGCGCAATCAGCTGTATCGCAACCACATCGGCCAAGGCTATTACCCTTGCCATACCCCGCCCCCAATCCTGCGCAACCTGCTGGAGAACCCGGCCTGGTACACCGCGTACACGCCGTACCAGCCCGAGATTTCCCAAGGCCGCCTGGAAGCGCTGCTGAACTTCCAGACCCTGGTCAGCGACCTGACCGGTATGCAAATCGCCAACGCCTCGTTGCTCGATGAAGCCACCGCTGCCGCCGAGGCCATGACCTTCTGCAAGCGCCTGGCGAAGAACAAAGCCCCGGCGTTCTTTGCTTCCCGTCATTGCCATCCGCAAACCCTCGACGTGTTGTGTACCCGTGCGCGGCCATTGGGTATCGAGGTGGTCATCGGGGATGAGGCGACGCTGGGTGGCCAGCCCCTGGACGGCTATTTCGGCCTGTTGTTGCAGTACCCGGCCAGTACCGGTGAAATCGTCGATCACCGCGCCTTGGTGCAATGCGCCCATGCAGCCGGTGCGCTGGTTTCAGTATCCGCAGACCTGCTGGCCCTGACTTTGCTGGCGCCACCGGGGGAGTGGGGGGCCGATGTGGTCATTGGCAGCGCCCAGCGCTTTGGGGTGCCACTGGGTTTCGGCGGCCCGCATGCGGCGTACTTTGCCACCCGCGACGCATTCAAGCGCGACATGCCCGGCCGTCTGGTCGGTGTGTCCATCGACCGCTTCGGCAAACCGGCACTGCGCCTGGCCATGCAGACGCGCGAGCAGCATATCCGCCGCGAGAAAGCCACCAGCAACATCTGCACCGCGCAGGTGCTGCTGGCCAACATTGCCAGCATGTACGCGGTTTACCACGGCCCCCAAGGCCTGGCACAGATCGCCCGGCGGGTGCACCGCCTGACGGCGATTCTGGTGCAGGGGTTGCGCCAACTCGGGCATCAGGTCGAACAGGCACACTTCTTCGACACCTTCAGCGTGCTGACCACCCGGCCGGTGGCCGATGTGCTGGCTGCGGCCAACGCTGCCCGGTTGAACCTGCGCCTGATCGACGACGTGCGGGTTGGTGTGGCGCTGGATGAAACCTGCGAGCAGGAGAGCGTCGAGGCCCTGTGGCAGGTGTTCGCCGCCGCCGGGCAGGCGCTCCCGGACTTCGCTGCTTTGGCTGTCGACGGTGCCGACTGCCTGCCGCGGGTGCTGCTGCGTGACACGCCTTTCCTGCAGCACCCGGTGTTCAATCGTTACCACTCTGAAACCGAACTGATGCGCTACCTGCGTCGCCTTGGCGATAAGGACCTGGCCCTGGACCGCAGCATGATTGCCTTGGGCTCTTGCACCATGAAGCTGAACGCCGCCAGCGAGATGATCCCGATCACCTGGCCCGAGTTCGGCGCCCTGCATCCGTTCGCCCCGGCCGGCCAATCGCTGGGCTACCGGCAGCTGACCGACGAGCTGGAGGCCATGCTGTGCGCGGCCACCGGGTATGACGCCATGTCGTTGCAGCCCAACGCCGGGTCCCAGGGCGAGTACGCCGGGCTGCTGGCCATTCGCGCCTACCACGCCAGCCGTGGCGAGGCCGGGCGTGATGTGTGCCTGATCCCGTCGTCGGCCCATGGCACCAACCCGGCGACGGCGCAGATGGCCGGCATGCAGGTGGTAGTAATCAACTGCGATGAGCGCGGCAATGTCGATGTGGCCGACTTGCAGCAAAAGGCCGAGCAACACAAGGCCAACCTGGCGGCCTTGATGATTACCTACCCTTCGACCCACGGAGTATTCGAAGACGGCATCACCCGTATCTGCGAGATCATTCATGAGTGTGGCGGCCAGGTGTACCTGGACGGCGCCAACATGAACGCCATGGTCGGGCTGTGTGCGCCCGGCAAGTTCGGTGGCGATGTCTCGCACCTGAACCTGCACAAGACCTTCTGCATTCCCCACGGTGGTGGTGGCCCCGGGGTCGGCCCGATCGGGGTCAAGGCGCACTTGGCGCCGTTCCTGCCGGGGCACGGCCACCTGCCGAAGCAGCAGGGTGCGGTCAGTGCGGCGCCGTACGGCAGTGCCAGTATCTTGCCGATCACCTGGATGTACATCCGCATGATGGGCGGGGCAGGGCTCAAACGTGCCTCGCAGCTGGCGATCCTTAGTGCCAACTACGTTGCCCGCCGGCTAGAGGAACACTACCCGGTGCTGTACACCGGAGAGAACGGCCTGGTGGCCCACGAGTGCATTCTTGACCTGCGCCCGCTCAAGGACAGCAGCGGCATTGGGGTTGAGGATGTGGCCAAACGGCTGATCGACTTTGGCTTTCATGCCCCGACCATGTCGTTCCCGGTGGCCGGCACGCTGATGGTCGAGCCGACCGAAAGCGAGTCCAAAGAGGAACTGGACCGCTTCTGCGCCGCGATGATCTGCATCCGCGAAGAAATCCGCGCGGTGGAAAACGGCACAGTGGACAAGCTCGACAACCCGTTGAAGAACGCCCCGCACACCGCCCGCGAACTGGTCGGTGACTGGGCCCACAGCTATAGCCGGGAACTGGCGGTGTACCCGCTGGGCGACCTGCGCGAAAGCAAGTACTGGCCGCCGGTGGGGCGCGTGGACAACGTCTATGGCGACCGCAACCTGGCCTGCGCCTGTCCGCCGCTGTCGAGCTATCAAGACGCCTGA
- a CDS encoding peroxiredoxin, protein MIRTGDQLPDVTLYEYNNDEGACAIGPSAFSIHERCKQKKVVIFGLPGAFTPTCSERHVPGYVAAAQALFAAGVDEILCVSVNDAFVMNAWGNSLQVGEAVRMIGDGNGEFSDVLGLIQDLSARGLGRRSLRYAMVVDDLVVKHVAVEAPGKFEVSDAVSVLATLRQL, encoded by the coding sequence ATGATCAGAACTGGCGACCAACTGCCCGACGTTACGCTGTACGAGTACAACAACGACGAAGGCGCCTGCGCAATCGGCCCCAGTGCCTTTTCCATTCATGAGCGCTGCAAGCAGAAAAAAGTGGTGATTTTCGGTTTGCCTGGCGCGTTCACGCCTACCTGCTCCGAACGCCATGTCCCAGGTTATGTTGCGGCGGCGCAAGCGTTGTTCGCCGCTGGCGTTGACGAAATTCTCTGCGTTTCGGTGAACGATGCCTTTGTCATGAATGCCTGGGGCAACAGCCTGCAGGTGGGCGAAGCGGTCAGGATGATCGGCGATGGCAACGGTGAGTTCAGCGACGTACTGGGCCTGATCCAGGACCTGTCGGCGCGTGGATTGGGGCGCCGTTCGCTGCGTTACGCCATGGTCGTTGACGACCTGGTAGTCAAACATGTTGCTGTCGAGGCGCCTGGCAAGTTCGAGGTCAGTGATGCGGTGAGCGTGCTGGCTACGTTGCGTCAGCTTTAG
- a CDS encoding serine hydroxymethyltransferase, which produces MFHKSLTLSDFDPALFDAIRREVQRQEDHIELIASENYTSPQVMQAQGTELTNKYAEGYPGKRYYGGCEHVDVVEQLAIDRARQLFGAGYANVQPHSGSQANAAVYLALLQAGDTLLGMSLAHGGHLTHGAKVSSSGKLYNAVQYGIDGNGLIDYDEVERLAVEHQPKMIVAGFSAYSKTLDFPRFRHIADKVGAYLFVDMAHVAGLVAAGLYPNPLPYADVVTTTTHKTLRGPRGGLILAKADPELEKKLNSAVFPGGQGGPLMHVIAAKAVCLKEALEPGFKDYQRQVISNAQAMAQVFMQRGFDVVSGGTDNHLFLVSLIRQGITGKDADAALGRAHITVNKNTVPNDPQSPFVTSGLRIGTPAVTTRGFKQAQCRALASWICDILDHLGDADVEAHVASQVSELCKLFPVYSA; this is translated from the coding sequence ATGTTCCATAAAAGCCTGACCCTGTCCGATTTCGACCCTGCGCTGTTCGACGCCATTCGCCGCGAAGTGCAACGTCAGGAAGACCACATCGAGCTGATCGCCTCGGAAAACTACACCAGCCCGCAGGTGATGCAGGCCCAAGGTACCGAACTGACCAACAAGTACGCCGAAGGCTATCCAGGCAAGCGTTATTACGGTGGCTGCGAGCATGTCGACGTGGTCGAACAGTTGGCCATCGACCGTGCCAGGCAACTGTTCGGCGCAGGTTATGCCAACGTCCAGCCGCATTCTGGCTCCCAGGCCAACGCTGCGGTCTACCTGGCCTTGCTGCAAGCCGGAGACACCCTGCTGGGCATGAGCCTGGCTCACGGCGGCCACTTGACCCACGGTGCCAAGGTGTCGTCCTCGGGCAAACTGTACAACGCTGTGCAATATGGCATCGACGGCAACGGCCTGATCGACTACGACGAAGTCGAGCGCCTGGCCGTCGAGCACCAGCCGAAGATGATCGTGGCGGGCTTCTCGGCCTACTCGAAAACCCTCGACTTCCCGCGTTTTCGGCATATCGCCGACAAGGTCGGGGCCTATCTGTTCGTCGACATGGCCCACGTCGCCGGGCTGGTGGCGGCGGGCCTGTATCCCAACCCGCTGCCGTATGCCGACGTGGTCACCACCACTACTCACAAGACCCTGCGTGGGCCACGTGGTGGCCTGATTCTGGCCAAAGCGGACCCGGAGCTTGAGAAAAAGCTCAATTCGGCGGTGTTCCCAGGCGGGCAGGGCGGGCCGCTGATGCACGTGATCGCCGCCAAGGCGGTGTGCCTCAAGGAGGCTTTGGAGCCAGGCTTCAAGGACTACCAGCGCCAGGTCATCAGCAATGCCCAGGCCATGGCTCAGGTGTTCATGCAGCGGGGCTTCGACGTGGTTTCAGGTGGCACCGACAACCACCTGTTCCTGGTCAGCCTGATCCGCCAGGGTATTACCGGCAAGGACGCCGACGCCGCGCTGGGACGTGCGCACATCACGGTGAACAAGAACACCGTGCCCAATGACCCGCAATCGCCGTTCGTGACCTCGGGCCTGCGCATCGGCACCCCGGCGGTGACGACCCGTGGTTTCAAGCAAGCGCAGTGCCGCGCCCTGGCGAGCTGGATCTGCGACATTCTTGACCACCTCGGTGATGCTGACGTTGAGGCCCATGTGGCGAGCCAGGTCTCTGAGTTGTGCAAGCTGTTCCCGGTCTATTCCGCCTAG
- the lipA gene encoding lipoyl synthase, which yields MSTEQLHQTPPRPQPLQAGVKLRGAEKVARIPVKILPTEDVPRKPDWIRVAIPTTPEVARIKALLRKHKLHSVCEEAACPNLGECFSGGTATFMIMGDICTRRCPFCDVGHGRPRPLDVDEPNNLAIAIADLGLKYVVITSVDRDDLRDGGAGHFADCLREIRRLSPGIQLETLVPDYRGRMDVALAITAQEPPDVFNHNLETVPRLYKAARPGSDFEWSLDLLERFKQQVPRVPTKSGLMLGLGETDVEVIEVMQRMREHQVDMLTLGQYLQPSRSHLPVQRFVHPDTFAWFAEQGLAMGFRNVASGPLVRSSYQADRQVQFVQRVVAG from the coding sequence ATGTCAACCGAACAACTGCACCAAACACCACCGCGACCGCAGCCTTTGCAGGCCGGGGTGAAACTGCGCGGCGCCGAGAAGGTGGCGCGTATCCCGGTAAAAATCCTGCCCACCGAGGATGTGCCACGCAAGCCCGACTGGATCCGCGTGGCGATTCCTACCACGCCCGAGGTAGCGCGGATCAAGGCGCTGTTGCGCAAGCACAAGCTGCACAGCGTGTGTGAGGAAGCTGCCTGCCCGAACCTGGGCGAGTGCTTCTCTGGCGGCACGGCGACGTTCATGATCATGGGCGACATCTGCACCCGGCGGTGCCCGTTCTGCGACGTCGGCCATGGTCGGCCCAGGCCGCTGGATGTCGACGAGCCAAACAACCTGGCCATCGCCATCGCAGACCTGGGCCTGAAGTACGTAGTGATTACTTCGGTGGACCGTGACGACCTGCGCGATGGCGGCGCCGGGCATTTTGCCGATTGCCTGCGCGAGATCCGCAGGCTGTCGCCGGGTATTCAGCTGGAAACCCTGGTGCCCGATTACCGCGGGCGCATGGATGTGGCACTGGCCATTACCGCGCAGGAGCCGCCAGACGTGTTCAACCACAACCTCGAAACCGTGCCGCGCCTCTACAAGGCGGCGCGGCCTGGCTCGGACTTCGAGTGGTCACTAGACCTGCTGGAGCGCTTCAAGCAGCAGGTACCGAGGGTACCGACCAAGTCCGGGCTAATGCTAGGCCTGGGCGAAACCGATGTGGAAGTGATCGAGGTGATGCAGCGCATGCGTGAGCATCAGGTCGACATGCTGACGTTGGGACAGTACTTACAGCCTTCGCGCAGTCATCTGCCGGTGCAGCGTTTCGTACACCCGGACACCTTCGCCTGGTTTGCCGAGCAGGGTTTGGCAATGGGATTCAGGAACGTGGCATCCGGGCCACTGGTGCGTTCGTCCTACCAGGCTGACCGGCAGGTGCAGTTTGTGCAACGTGTCGTTGCCGGTTGA
- the gcvH gene encoding glycine cleavage system protein GcvH yields MSTLRFTPEHEWLRLEATGELTVGITSYAQQALGDVVFVQLPEPGEYGEGNEVAVLESVKAASNITMPVKGTVVAVNQALADDPELINASPMEDGWFFRIQASNLADLDTLMDQDGYDRFLAEHA; encoded by the coding sequence ATGAGCACTCTGCGTTTTACGCCCGAACACGAATGGCTGCGTCTGGAAGCGACCGGTGAGCTGACCGTCGGCATCACCAGCTATGCCCAGCAGGCCTTGGGTGACGTGGTGTTTGTGCAACTGCCGGAGCCTGGAGAATACGGGGAGGGCAACGAAGTGGCGGTGCTCGAGTCGGTAAAAGCCGCCAGCAACATCACCATGCCCGTGAAAGGCACGGTGGTGGCAGTCAACCAGGCACTGGCCGACGACCCAGAGCTGATCAACGCCTCGCCGATGGAGGACGGCTGGTTCTTCCGTATCCAGGCCAGCAATCTTGCCGACCTCGACACCCTGATGGACCAGGACGGTTACGACCGTTTCCTGGCCGAACACGCCTGA